One Roseburia rectibacter DNA window includes the following coding sequences:
- a CDS encoding toxic anion resistance protein, whose translation MGLDFSKTMTAEAPAATAVPDTKDEIAVVEQYDIVADREKMNSELVNSDEVDRIVSTIEINNLETIVTFGAEVAEEISKASDVVLNSMNMSQLDDTSEMLKTLAKIMDQFDIDEIKENPGLFGKLFGNMKKQLDKILAKYHTMGEEVDKIYVQLKGYESEIKQSNRKLNTMFEANVNYYHELVKYILAGEQACKEIEAYIAKRQQDMETTGDESIRFELTSLNQALMMMEQRTQDLRTAENVAMQSIPMIKAMEFSNYNLVRKINSAFIVTLPVFKQALAQAILLKRQRIQAEAMSALDKKTNEMLIKNAQNTVEVSKATAKMASGSSIQIETLETTWRTITSGIEETRRIQEDCRKKRVEDQARLEAIKADFNRQYHMPPANK comes from the coding sequence ATGGGACTTGATTTTAGCAAAACAATGACTGCGGAAGCACCGGCAGCCACAGCAGTTCCGGACACAAAGGATGAGATCGCTGTTGTGGAACAATATGATATTGTTGCCGACAGGGAAAAAATGAACTCAGAACTGGTCAATTCTGATGAAGTTGACCGGATCGTCAGTACGATCGAGATCAATAATCTTGAGACGATCGTCACATTTGGAGCAGAGGTGGCAGAGGAGATTTCAAAGGCTTCGGATGTTGTGTTAAACAGTATGAATATGTCACAGTTAGACGATACCAGCGAAATGTTAAAAACGTTAGCAAAGATCATGGATCAGTTTGATATCGATGAGATCAAAGAAAATCCGGGACTGTTTGGAAAATTATTTGGAAATATGAAAAAACAGCTCGACAAGATTCTTGCAAAATACCACACAATGGGCGAAGAAGTCGATAAGATCTACGTTCAGCTCAAAGGCTATGAGTCGGAGATCAAACAGTCAAACCGTAAATTAAATACGATGTTTGAGGCAAATGTAAATTATTATCATGAACTCGTGAAATATATTCTTGCCGGCGAGCAGGCATGCAAAGAAATCGAAGCATATATTGCGAAAAGACAGCAGGATATGGAGACTACCGGAGACGAGTCGATCCGGTTTGAACTTACCAGTTTAAATCAGGCATTGATGATGATGGAGCAGCGTACACAGGATCTTCGAACAGCAGAGAATGTTGCAATGCAGTCCATTCCGATGATCAAAGCGATGGAATTCAGCAATTATAATCTGGTCAGAAAAATTAATTCCGCATTTATCGTGACGCTTCCTGTATTTAAACAGGCACTTGCACAGGCAATTCTGCTGAAACGCCAGCGCATTCAGGCGGAGGCAATGTCAGCTCTTGATAAGAAGACGAATGAGATGCTTATTAAGAATGCACAGAATACTGTAGAGGTTTCTAAGGCTACTGCTAAGATGGCATCCGGAAGCTCTATTCAGATTGAGACACTTGAAACGACCTGGAGAACGATTACGAGCGGTATTGAAGAAACCAGAAGAATTCAGGAAGACTGCCGAAAGAAACGTGTGGAAGATCAGGCAAGGCTTGAGGCAATCAAGGCGGACTTCAACAGACAGTATCATATGCCGCCGGCAAACAAGTAA
- a CDS encoding TerD family protein: MPINLSKGQKVDLTKGNPGLKNIMVGLGWDVNAYDSGADFDLDAAAFMLGADGKCPTDKEFVFYGNLVHPSESVKHMGDNLTGEGEGDDEQVQIDLSKVPANIERIAFTVTIYEAEARRQNFGQVSNAFIRLVDETTGKEMIRYDLGEDFSIETAVVVGELYRHNGEWKFNAIGSGFQGGLAALCGHYGIEVA; this comes from the coding sequence ATGCCAATTAATTTATCAAAAGGACAGAAAGTAGATTTAACAAAAGGAAATCCGGGACTGAAAAATATCATGGTTGGTCTTGGCTGGGATGTCAATGCATATGATTCAGGTGCAGATTTTGACCTGGATGCAGCAGCATTTATGTTAGGCGCAGATGGAAAATGCCCGACAGATAAAGAGTTTGTATTTTATGGAAACCTGGTTCATCCAAGTGAGTCTGTAAAACATATGGGCGATAACTTAACCGGAGAGGGAGAAGGCGATGACGAACAGGTCCAGATCGATCTTTCCAAAGTACCGGCAAACATTGAGCGAATCGCTTTTACCGTAACCATCTATGAGGCAGAGGCAAGACGCCAGAATTTTGGACAGGTATCCAATGCGTTTATCCGTCTGGTGGATGAGACAACCGGAAAAGAAATGATCCGTTATGACTTGGGAGAGGATTTCTCCATTGAGACAGCAGTCGTTGTCGGTGAATTATACAGACATAACGGAGAATGGAAATTTAACGCAATTGGAAGTGGTTTCCAGGGCGGACTCGCAGCACTTTGCGGACACTATGGAATTGAAGTGGCATAA
- a CDS encoding TerD family protein — MSISLQKGQKVSLSKDNAGLSKIIVGLGWDEVQQSSSGGGFLSALFGGGSKQQPIDCDASALMLKNGKLVDKSDIVYFGNLHHKSGTVNHQGDNLTGAGDGDDEQIVIDLAKVPQEYDKIVIVVNIYQAVQRHQHFGMIENAFIRLVDARNNNEMCKYNLTENYSGMTAMIFGEVYRHNGEWKFSAVGQGTNDPGLGELSRRFV; from the coding sequence ATGTCAATTAGTTTACAGAAAGGACAGAAGGTCAGTCTGTCAAAAGATAACGCAGGATTGTCAAAGATTATTGTCGGTCTTGGATGGGATGAAGTGCAGCAGTCTTCATCCGGAGGTGGATTCTTAAGTGCTTTATTCGGGGGCGGATCAAAGCAGCAGCCGATCGACTGTGATGCATCCGCACTGATGTTAAAGAATGGAAAACTGGTGGATAAATCAGACATCGTTTATTTTGGTAATTTGCACCATAAATCAGGTACCGTAAATCATCAGGGAGACAACCTGACAGGAGCCGGTGATGGAGATGACGAGCAGATCGTGATCGACCTTGCAAAAGTACCACAGGAGTATGACAAAATCGTAATCGTTGTAAATATTTATCAGGCGGTTCAGAGACATCAGCATTTTGGCATGATTGAGAATGCATTCATCCGTTTAGTTGATGCAAGAAACAATAATGAAATGTGCAAGTACAACCTGACTGAAAATTATTCCGGTATGACGGCAATGATATTTGGAGAAGTGTACAGACATAACGGAGAATGGAAGTTCAGTGCTGTTGGTCAGGGGACAAATGACCCTGGACTTGGCGAACTGAGCAGAAGATTTGTATAA
- a CDS encoding cation-translocating P-type ATPase, with amino-acid sequence MSNINKEELMRGLSDSQVNKSKQDFGTNALAKKETESLWSMFIGAFDDIWIKVLCAALVMKIVISVIGVFVPALAGENDVVEIISIVLAIALATGFSTLSEYRNSSRSEALQEEYNKTYAKVMRNGKLVNILTSEIVKGDTILVQAGDKVPTDGVLFEGHIKVSQAALNGESRDEDKTAADNLDEAESTDYASANKIFMGSVVTSGEGYMVATVIGDASELGKINKALTDDNEEDERKDTSSLKLEVVAAGIGKLGVSAAAIAGVLDVVLNLIRTDEPITVVYVLLLVAEAVMLMASIVIMAVPEGLPMMNSLVQSMNTESMYKKNILVSHKAAFSDSAYMNVLFSDKTGTITQGNLSLVEFITGDGKIVDHIPNQEFIEAITLNNLAKISEGKPIGSNNMDRALLGYALEHGYDDSKNDPDKVADISGFDSEKKCATVTLKNGLVYWKGATENIIGKVTHYMLPSGEEKEFTSADKKAVEDQMLAQAKRTMKLLSVAKIADGKTVLMAVLCLRDNVRTDAVETVEILNNAGIQVVMVTGDAEETAVAIAKEAGILKDEKNDVVLTHEELEQMSDEELKKKLPNLRVVSRAKPLDKKRLVSISQQLDNVCGMTGDGVNDAPALKQADIGFAMGDGTAVAQEAGDVVILNNSLTSIKDCVLNSRTMSKSVGKFLIFQLTVNISTLLMNIIAPILGWTEPFSIVQILWINLIMDTLAAMAFGGEPILDRYMNEKPALRKDNILTTYIKSAIGTSSVFITLGSILILENIGGITDFVTPAGCADPELYEKTFMFAFFIYSIIFNSLNTRSEKFNVFEHIRENKNFIIVMGAIFVLQTIIIEIGGQVFSTTTLNAKALLVSMLLAVLIIPVDMVRKAIVSKK; translated from the coding sequence ATGAGTAACATAAATAAAGAAGAGCTGATGAGAGGTCTGTCAGACTCACAGGTAAACAAGAGCAAACAGGATTTTGGAACAAATGCTCTTGCAAAAAAAGAGACAGAATCACTGTGGTCAATGTTCATCGGAGCATTTGATGACATTTGGATCAAAGTATTATGTGCAGCACTGGTCATGAAAATCGTTATTTCCGTTATCGGTGTATTTGTACCGGCATTAGCGGGAGAAAATGATGTTGTTGAGATCATAAGTATTGTTTTGGCAATTGCGCTTGCAACCGGCTTCAGTACTTTATCGGAATACCGCAACAGTTCCAGAAGTGAGGCGTTACAGGAAGAGTATAACAAGACTTATGCGAAAGTCATGAGAAATGGAAAACTGGTCAATATCCTTACCAGTGAGATCGTAAAAGGAGATACGATCCTTGTTCAGGCTGGTGATAAGGTGCCGACCGATGGTGTGTTATTTGAAGGACACATCAAAGTTTCACAGGCTGCATTAAACGGTGAGTCAAGAGACGAGGACAAAACGGCTGCTGACAACCTTGATGAAGCGGAATCTACAGACTACGCATCTGCAAATAAAATATTTATGGGATCTGTAGTGACCTCCGGTGAAGGTTATATGGTTGCAACTGTCATCGGTGATGCATCCGAGCTTGGAAAGATCAACAAGGCTCTGACGGATGACAATGAAGAGGATGAGAGAAAAGATACTTCAAGCCTGAAACTGGAAGTGGTAGCTGCCGGTATCGGTAAACTTGGTGTATCTGCGGCTGCCATTGCGGGCGTATTAGATGTTGTACTGAATCTGATCCGTACGGACGAACCGATCACAGTTGTTTATGTTCTGCTTTTAGTTGCTGAGGCAGTTATGTTAATGGCATCTATCGTTATCATGGCGGTGCCGGAAGGTCTTCCGATGATGAACAGTCTGGTGCAGTCCATGAACACAGAGTCCATGTACAAGAAAAATATTCTTGTCAGTCATAAGGCAGCGTTTTCGGATTCTGCATACATGAATGTCTTATTCAGTGATAAAACAGGAACCATCACACAGGGTAATTTATCATTAGTGGAATTTATCACCGGTGATGGTAAAATCGTGGATCATATTCCTAATCAGGAATTTATTGAAGCGATCACATTAAATAACCTTGCAAAAATATCTGAAGGAAAACCGATCGGAAGCAACAACATGGACAGGGCTCTTTTAGGATATGCATTAGAGCACGGTTATGATGATTCAAAAAATGATCCGGATAAAGTTGCTGATATCAGCGGATTTGATTCTGAGAAGAAATGTGCGACTGTTACACTGAAAAACGGACTGGTTTACTGGAAAGGTGCAACAGAAAATATCATCGGTAAAGTAACGCATTATATGCTTCCATCCGGTGAGGAAAAAGAGTTCACTTCTGCAGATAAAAAAGCAGTGGAAGACCAGATGCTTGCACAGGCAAAGCGAACTATGAAGTTACTTTCTGTTGCAAAGATCGCAGATGGAAAAACAGTCTTAATGGCAGTGCTCTGCTTAAGGGATAATGTAAGAACAGATGCGGTTGAGACCGTTGAGATTTTAAATAATGCAGGTATCCAGGTTGTTATGGTAACCGGTGATGCAGAGGAAACAGCAGTTGCCATCGCAAAAGAAGCCGGAATCTTAAAAGATGAGAAGAATGACGTTGTTCTTACCCATGAGGAATTAGAGCAGATGTCAGATGAAGAATTAAAGAAAAAACTTCCGAACCTTCGTGTGGTAAGCAGGGCAAAACCGCTTGATAAGAAGAGACTTGTCTCTATTTCACAGCAGCTTGATAATGTCTGCGGTATGACAGGAGACGGTGTCAATGATGCACCGGCATTAAAACAGGCAGATATCGGATTTGCCATGGGAGACGGTACAGCAGTTGCCCAGGAGGCAGGTGACGTTGTCATCTTAAATAACAGTCTGACATCCATTAAAGACTGCGTATTAAACAGTAGAACGATGTCTAAGTCAGTAGGTAAATTCCTGATCTTCCAGCTGACGGTAAATATCAGTACCCTTTTGATGAACATCATCGCACCGATCCTCGGATGGACAGAGCCGTTTTCCATTGTACAGATCTTATGGATCAACCTGATCATGGATACATTGGCAGCCATGGCATTTGGTGGAGAGCCGATCCTTGACCGTTACATGAATGAAAAACCGGCACTCAGAAAAGATAACATTTTAACAACTTATATCAAATCTGCGATCGGAACCAGTTCTGTATTTATTACACTCGGTTCGATCCTGATCCTGGAAAACATTGGTGGGATTACAGATTTTGTAACACCGGCAGGCTGTGCTGACCCGGAATTATATGAAAAAACATTTATGTTTGCGTTTTTCATTTATTCCATTATCTTTAACAGTTTAAATACCAGATCAGAGAAATTTAATGTATTTGAACACATCAGAGAAAATAAGAACTTTATCATTGTCATGGGTGCGATCTTTGTACTGCAGACCATCATTATTGAAATTGGTGGTCAGGTATTCAGCACAACAACTTTAAATGCAAAAGCATTGCTTGTTTCCATGTTGTTAGCGGTACTTATCATTCCGGTTGATATGGTAAGAAAAGCCATCGTTTCGAAAAAATGA
- a CDS encoding HAD family hydrolase yields MIVFHTDLDNTIIYSYKHDIGMRKRNVEFYQGREISYITEETYRLLQQVKNEMLIVPTTTRTLEQYQRIDLGIGQFPYALVCNGGVLLVDGMRDEAWYQDSLHLVSDSRDEMNLAMELLEKDPRRKFELRYIEKLFLFTKCNDPQTVVNDLKTSLNIKYADVFSNGEKVYVVPRSLNKGTAIDRLRQKLKPEFVIAAGDSAFDIPMILTADRGLVPHGFTQKYEIPKTSVTRKKIDEMHPKKIFSDALLEQCLKIKTESVAKGIIHPG; encoded by the coding sequence ATGATTGTCTTTCATACTGATTTAGATAATACGATCATCTATTCCTATAAACATGACATCGGGATGCGGAAGCGAAATGTGGAATTCTATCAGGGGAGGGAAATATCCTACATCACAGAGGAAACATATCGTCTTTTGCAGCAGGTAAAAAATGAAATGCTGATTGTTCCAACGACCACAAGAACGTTGGAACAATATCAGCGCATCGACCTTGGAATTGGACAATTCCCCTATGCATTAGTCTGTAACGGCGGTGTTCTTCTGGTAGATGGTATGCGGGATGAAGCGTGGTATCAGGATTCCCTGCACCTTGTGTCGGATAGCAGGGATGAAATGAATCTTGCAATGGAACTGCTAGAAAAAGATCCACGCAGAAAATTCGAACTCCGGTATATTGAAAAGCTGTTTCTCTTTACAAAATGTAATGATCCCCAAACAGTTGTAAATGATTTAAAAACATCTCTCAATATAAAATATGCAGATGTCTTTTCCAACGGCGAAAAAGTATATGTAGTACCGCGTTCTCTGAATAAAGGAACGGCAATAGACCGCCTCAGACAGAAACTAAAACCGGAATTCGTGATTGCCGCCGGAGACAGCGCCTTTGATATCCCCATGATATTAACCGCCGACCGCGGACTTGTCCCACACGGATTCACACAAAAATATGAAATCCCCAAAACATCCGTAACCCGGAAAAAAATAGATGAGATGCATCCGAAAAAAATATTTTCAGATGCCCTATTAGAGCAATGTCTGAAAATAAAAACGGAGTCCGTTGCAAAAGGTATCATCCACCCAGGATGA
- a CDS encoding AIM24 family protein: MLTFETVNELTLKVTCTGSDVLFTKAGAFIAGENAGGKNYKFEKVLLGPQNNIGQALLGQLARRVTGENLPLMKVTLNGDSVTYYANYGQHVVVYHLEQGETISVESENILAFSQDCDYSVRFIGVGVLSQKGLATSTLIARGKDAYVAVLCNGNPIVLSNVMSQDTLSVDPDAVVCWVGNGHCDPQVTADISWKTFIGQASGESYQFEWHGNCPVTVIIQPSERRGGISVSMD; encoded by the coding sequence ATGTTAACATTTGAAACAGTAAACGAACTTACTTTAAAGGTTACCTGCACTGGCAGTGATGTACTCTTTACAAAAGCAGGTGCATTTATCGCCGGAGAAAATGCCGGTGGAAAGAATTACAAATTTGAAAAAGTCTTGCTTGGACCGCAGAATAATATCGGGCAGGCTCTGCTTGGTCAGCTTGCACGAAGAGTGACCGGAGAAAATCTCCCACTTATGAAGGTAACTTTAAATGGTGATTCTGTTACCTATTACGCAAATTATGGTCAGCATGTTGTGGTCTATCACTTAGAGCAGGGGGAAACTATCTCAGTGGAATCCGAAAATATTCTCGCTTTCTCCCAGGATTGTGATTACAGTGTCCGTTTTATCGGTGTCGGTGTGCTTTCCCAGAAGGGTCTCGCAACTTCCACTCTGATTGCACGTGGAAAAGATGCATATGTCGCCGTGCTCTGTAACGGCAACCCGATTGTTTTAAGCAACGTGATGTCTCAGGATACGCTCTCTGTGGATCCGGATGCTGTTGTATGCTGGGTTGGAAATGGACACTGTGATCCTCAGGTGACGGCAGATATCTCCTGGAAAACATTTATCGGACAGGCTTCCGGTGAGTCTTATCAGTTTGAGTGGCATGGGAATTGTCCGGTTACGGTGATTATTCAGCCTTCGGAACGCAGAGGCGGAATCAGTGTGAGTATGGATTAG
- a CDS encoding TerD family protein: MVDIPMRSSAPVTRQTVLSINERKVEGAKTTRTITSINHTQSQTASKASSGTTSSMQHTAMHPASTPTSKPLPPLVHMVQKGQKTPLENSGKLTSIKACLGWNVKNPACDVDVSAFLLGASGKVIGDSWFVFYGQTESPDHSTVFHVEDGADRESISVDFTKLDTSVARIVFVLTINETLEKNLNFGMLQDAYIRIMDSAGAELVSFKMDEYYSNVTSMMIGELYLHNGAWKFNAIGNGVAKDLAGLCEMYGVQVI; encoded by the coding sequence ATGGTAGATATTCCAATGAGATCCTCTGCTCCCGTCACCAGGCAGACCGTTCTTTCCATCAACGAGCGGAAAGTCGAGGGAGCTAAAACAACACGAACTATCACTTCGATCAACCACACACAATCTCAGACTGCATCAAAAGCATCTTCCGGAACGACTTCTTCCATGCAACACACTGCCATGCACCCTGCATCCACACCGACGTCAAAACCTTTACCTCCACTGGTACATATGGTGCAAAAAGGTCAGAAAACACCACTGGAGAATTCCGGGAAACTCACTTCCATAAAGGCATGTCTTGGATGGAATGTCAAAAATCCTGCCTGTGATGTGGATGTGTCCGCATTTCTGCTCGGTGCATCAGGCAAGGTGATCGGTGATTCCTGGTTCGTCTTTTACGGGCAGACCGAAAGTCCTGATCACAGCACGGTTTTTCATGTTGAGGACGGTGCTGACCGCGAAAGCATTTCCGTTGATTTCACCAAACTGGATACATCCGTTGCCAGAATCGTATTTGTGTTGACGATCAACGAAACATTAGAAAAAAATCTAAACTTCGGAATGCTTCAGGACGCTTATATCCGCATTATGGATTCTGCCGGTGCCGAATTAGTCAGCTTTAAAATGGATGAATATTACTCAAATGTAACATCCATGATGATCGGCGAACTGTATCTGCATAACGGCGCATGGAAGTTTAATGCCATCGGAAACGGCGTGGCAAAAGATCTCGCAGGATTATGCGAGATGTATGGAGTTCAGGTTATTTAA
- a CDS encoding fibronectin type III domain-containing protein, which translates to MKKKIRLLAVCAIMLCGMIVGGIAKPAEVMAKQTIKATREMKDAPKIQLDKLYHIAANDSPQAGKADILAWNSHEWNYYDFVTVKLTEKTNLTLFAQETGGSDCWIQLYNSDGERVGEEYNVGTRSGVLKRTEKYSLMAGTYYLGLQPHATADIQLKSEKKIVLSEKKVILEPGDKTTIDAVLKKSDKVVKNTKFTYKSTKTSVAKVSSKGKIVAVAPGSCKISVKSQGVTSNITVIVLPNKVNNIKRVAATKQSIKLSWKKQKGVSGYEVWMYDPDLEEFTKVKTVASDFSSANIIQLKKGTTYKFRVRGFVKSGSKKYYGEFGKTYKLKTNK; encoded by the coding sequence ATGAAAAAGAAAATCAGACTATTGGCAGTATGCGCAATTATGCTTTGTGGCATGATTGTCGGGGGAATTGCAAAGCCGGCAGAGGTTATGGCAAAACAAACGATCAAGGCAACAAGGGAAATGAAAGATGCGCCGAAGATTCAGTTGGATAAGTTATACCATATTGCGGCAAATGATTCACCACAGGCAGGGAAGGCAGATATTCTGGCATGGAACAGCCATGAGTGGAATTATTATGATTTTGTTACTGTAAAACTGACAGAAAAGACAAATCTTACACTTTTTGCACAGGAAACAGGTGGAAGTGACTGCTGGATTCAGCTCTACAATTCAGATGGCGAAAGAGTAGGCGAAGAATATAATGTTGGAACACGGTCAGGAGTATTGAAAAGAACAGAAAAATATTCTCTGATGGCAGGAACTTATTATTTAGGATTACAGCCACATGCAACTGCTGACATTCAGCTAAAATCAGAGAAAAAAATAGTGCTTTCTGAAAAAAAGGTTATTCTTGAGCCTGGCGACAAAACAACAATCGATGCAGTTTTAAAAAAATCAGATAAAGTTGTCAAGAATACGAAATTTACATATAAGTCAACAAAAACATCGGTTGCAAAGGTTTCATCAAAAGGAAAAATCGTTGCAGTAGCGCCGGGAAGCTGTAAGATTTCCGTAAAATCACAAGGTGTAACCAGCAATATAACTGTTATTGTACTCCCGAATAAAGTAAATAATATAAAACGGGTTGCGGCAACTAAGCAGTCCATAAAATTATCCTGGAAAAAGCAAAAGGGCGTATCCGGGTATGAAGTGTGGATGTATGATCCGGATTTAGAGGAGTTTACGAAAGTAAAGACGGTAGCATCTGATTTTTCATCTGCAAACATTATACAGTTAAAGAAGGGGACAACGTATAAGTTCCGCGTTCGTGGATTTGTGAAATCGGGTTCTAAAAAATATTATGGCGAATTCGGAAAAACATATAAACTGAAGACAAATAAGTAA
- a CDS encoding YaiI/YqxD family protein, with amino-acid sequence MQIYVDADACPVVGIVEELAIKYKIPVTLLCDTNHVLYSDYSEVKIIGAGADAVDFALVNLCRKGDIVVTQDYGVAAMALGKGAFAIHQSGRWYTDDNIDRMLLERHMNKKARRASGKNHLKGPKKRNTEDDMHFRESFEKMIRKGMENIYGTT; translated from the coding sequence ATGCAGATCTATGTGGATGCGGATGCCTGCCCGGTGGTGGGAATCGTGGAAGAACTTGCAATCAAATATAAGATACCGGTGACGCTGTTATGTGACACGAATCACGTTTTATATTCTGATTACAGTGAAGTAAAGATCATTGGTGCCGGGGCAGATGCGGTGGATTTTGCACTGGTTAATTTATGCCGGAAGGGAGATATCGTTGTGACACAGGATTATGGGGTAGCGGCGATGGCACTTGGAAAAGGTGCATTTGCAATCCATCAGTCCGGAAGGTGGTACACGGATGATAACATCGACCGGATGCTGTTAGAGCGCCATATGAATAAAAAGGCGAGGCGGGCATCCGGGAAGAATCATCTGAAAGGACCCAAAAAGAGAAACACGGAGGATGATATGCATTTCCGGGAAAGTTTTGAAAAAATGATTCGAAAGGGAATGGAGAATATTTATGGCACAACATGA